The Deinococcus wulumuqiensis R12 genome has a window encoding:
- the pdhA gene encoding pyruvate dehydrogenase (acetyl-transferring) E1 component subunit alpha, whose protein sequence is MTHHLPRPEAQEAAQAFQNAAAAYDEAAAKGDMFRILAEGGQVVRPELLPAAETRLHLYRQMRRARQFDERGWVLYRQGRLGVFPPFGGMEASQCGTAAALTKDDWLFPTYRDTGAALTLGLPIARTLAYWRTSPHGWQMPKDLKVLPFYIPIATQYPQAVGAALAERRRGTKNVAMAFIGDGGSSEGDFHEALNFAGALNAPCVFILQNNGWAISVPTRTQTKATNLSHRALGYGIPGVRVDGNDVLATWHVTREAVERARRGEGPTLIETVTYRVKPHTVADDPTRYRTDEDTAGWDEKDPLLRLQQHLLAEGILTEQSDAALQQEVAEEFEAALAEADSYPDPQPAEILEHVFAEPTPQLVRQRAELLEEV, encoded by the coding sequence ATGACCCACCACCTACCCCGCCCGGAAGCCCAGGAAGCGGCCCAGGCGTTCCAGAATGCCGCCGCCGCCTACGACGAGGCCGCCGCCAAGGGCGACATGTTCCGTATCCTCGCCGAAGGGGGCCAGGTCGTGCGCCCCGAGCTGCTGCCCGCCGCCGAAACGCGCCTGCACCTCTACCGCCAGATGCGCCGCGCCCGGCAGTTCGACGAACGCGGCTGGGTGCTCTACCGCCAGGGCCGCCTGGGGGTCTTTCCGCCCTTCGGCGGCATGGAGGCCAGCCAGTGCGGCACGGCGGCGGCGCTGACCAAGGACGACTGGCTGTTTCCCACCTACCGCGACACGGGCGCGGCGCTGACCCTCGGGCTGCCGATTGCCCGCACGCTGGCCTACTGGCGCACCAGTCCGCACGGCTGGCAGATGCCCAAAGACCTCAAGGTGCTGCCCTTCTACATCCCGATTGCCACCCAGTACCCGCAGGCGGTGGGTGCGGCACTGGCCGAGAGACGGCGCGGCACGAAGAACGTGGCGATGGCCTTTATCGGTGACGGCGGCAGCAGCGAGGGCGACTTTCACGAGGCGCTGAACTTCGCCGGGGCGCTGAACGCTCCGTGTGTGTTCATCCTGCAAAACAACGGCTGGGCCATCAGCGTGCCCACGCGCACCCAGACGAAGGCCACCAACCTCAGCCACCGCGCCCTGGGCTACGGCATTCCCGGCGTGCGGGTGGACGGCAACGACGTGCTGGCGACGTGGCATGTGACCCGTGAAGCCGTGGAACGCGCCCGCCGGGGCGAAGGCCCCACCCTCATCGAAACCGTGACCTACCGCGTCAAGCCGCACACGGTGGCCGACGACCCCACCCGTTACCGCACCGACGAGGACACGGCGGGCTGGGACGAAAAAGACCCGCTGCTGCGCCTGCAACAGCACCTGCTGGCCGAGGGGATCTTGACCGAACAGAGCGACGCCGCGCTGCAACAGGAAGTCGCCGAGGAGTTCGAGGCGGCGCTGGCCGAGGCCGACAGCTACCCCGACCCCCAGCCCGCCGAGATTCTGGAGCACGTCTTTGCCGAGCCGACGCCGCAGCTCGTGCGGCAGCGGGCCGAGTTGCTGGAGGAAGTGTGA
- the pckA gene encoding phosphoenolpyruvate carboxykinase (ATP), protein MTTAQHDAQVLADLGLNPGQLHLNPGVDDLYAHAIRLGEGVKAATGPLTVRTNKTGRSPKDRFIVEDDKTRDTVWWEGFNVPIGADVFDRLLDKMVKYAEGKELFVQQVFAGTDKDHRIPVRMITEMAYHSLFIRNMFVRPTEDELKDFQPEWTVLNIPSFKADPAVDGTRTDTFILVNFSKKMIIAGGTQYAGENKKGIFGVLNYLLPEKGVMPMHCSANVGEGGDVALFFGLSGTGKTTLSADPQRKLIGDDEHGWTDSGVFNFEGGCYAKVINLNPEAEPAIYQTTRNYGTVLENVVLDDQGNPDLNDGGLTENTRSAYPIEQIPNIQPGSVGGIPKNVVFLTADAFGVLPPISRLSAEQMMYQFISGFTAKIPGTEQGVTEPTPTFSTCFGAPFMPRHPGEYAKLLAQKVEESGAKVWLVNTGWSGGQYGTGKRMSIAHTRALINAALSGQLDDVEFTRDPFFNLEIPTQVPGVPQEVLNPRDAWQDKAAYDETAKKLARMFRENFKRFEAGVDRSVTDSMPDPDRA, encoded by the coding sequence ATGACCACTGCTCAACACGACGCTCAGGTTCTTGCCGACCTGGGCCTGAACCCCGGCCAACTCCACCTCAACCCCGGCGTAGACGACCTCTACGCCCACGCCATTCGCCTGGGGGAAGGCGTCAAAGCCGCCACCGGCCCGCTGACCGTGCGCACCAACAAGACGGGCCGCAGCCCCAAGGACCGGTTCATCGTCGAGGACGACAAGACGAGGGACACCGTGTGGTGGGAAGGCTTCAACGTGCCCATCGGCGCCGACGTGTTCGACCGCCTGCTCGACAAGATGGTGAAGTACGCGGAGGGCAAGGAACTGTTCGTGCAGCAGGTCTTCGCCGGAACGGACAAGGACCACCGCATCCCCGTGCGCATGATTACCGAAATGGCGTACCACTCGCTGTTTATCCGCAACATGTTCGTCCGGCCCACCGAAGACGAACTGAAAGATTTCCAGCCCGAGTGGACGGTCCTCAACATCCCCAGCTTCAAGGCCGACCCCGCCGTGGACGGCACCCGCACCGACACCTTCATTCTGGTCAACTTCAGCAAGAAGATGATCATCGCGGGCGGCACCCAGTACGCGGGCGAAAACAAGAAGGGCATCTTCGGCGTGCTGAACTACCTGCTGCCCGAAAAAGGCGTCATGCCCATGCACTGCTCGGCCAACGTGGGCGAAGGCGGCGACGTGGCGCTGTTTTTCGGGCTGTCGGGCACCGGCAAGACCACCCTCTCTGCCGACCCCCAGCGCAAGCTGATCGGTGACGACGAACACGGCTGGACCGACAGTGGTGTGTTCAACTTCGAGGGCGGCTGCTACGCCAAGGTCATCAACCTGAACCCCGAAGCCGAACCCGCCATCTACCAGACCACCCGCAACTACGGCACGGTGCTGGAAAACGTGGTGCTGGACGACCAGGGCAACCCCGACCTGAACGACGGCGGCCTCACCGAAAACACCCGCAGCGCCTACCCCATCGAGCAGATTCCCAACATTCAGCCCGGCAGCGTGGGCGGCATTCCCAAGAACGTGGTGTTCCTGACCGCCGACGCCTTCGGGGTGCTGCCGCCCATCAGCCGCCTGAGCGCCGAGCAGATGATGTATCAGTTCATCAGCGGCTTTACCGCCAAGATTCCCGGAACCGAACAGGGCGTCACCGAGCCGACTCCCACCTTCTCGACCTGCTTCGGGGCGCCCTTCATGCCCCGTCACCCCGGCGAATACGCCAAGCTGCTCGCCCAGAAAGTAGAGGAGAGCGGCGCGAAGGTCTGGCTGGTCAACACCGGCTGGAGCGGTGGGCAGTACGGCACCGGCAAGCGCATGAGCATCGCCCACACCCGCGCCCTCATCAACGCGGCGCTCAGCGGGCAGCTCGACGACGTGGAATTTACCCGCGACCCCTTCTTCAACCTCGAAATTCCGACCCAGGTGCCCGGCGTGCCGCAGGAAGTCCTCAACCCCCGCGACGCCTGGCAGGACAAGGCCGCCTACGACGAAACCGCCAAGAAACTGGCCCGCATGTTCCGCGAGAACTTCAAGCGCTTCGAGGCCGGGGTGGACCGCAGCGTGACCGACTCCATGCCCGACCCTGACCGGGCCTAG
- the prfA gene encoding peptide chain release factor 1 encodes MSRLNELVSEFGLVERRLGDPAALADPREYARLTRRHRELLPLVTLVREQKQLQSDLEGARELLHDPDMRELAQAEAEGVQARLTEIESELELLLLPTDPDDAKDVILELRAGAGGAEAGLFVMDLLRLYERYAAGLNLKLSVLDAAESDLGGASKVVAEVSGDFAFRAFKWERGVHRVQRVPATESQGRIHTSTATVAVLPEAEPGEVTLDLSEVRIDVFRSQGAGGQGVNTTDSAVRAVYRAGTPDEIMVVCQDGRSQIKNREKALQVLTARLAERERANREAQERQDRAAQVGSGDRSEKVRTYNYPQNRVTDHRLEGDDKNHPLDSVMGGALAPVVSALARAQREAQLLAMAQDAPEDQQNGSRRKDQHGAA; translated from the coding sequence ATGAGCCGCCTGAACGAACTGGTGTCCGAATTCGGGCTGGTCGAGCGCCGTCTGGGTGACCCGGCGGCCCTGGCCGACCCCCGCGAGTACGCCCGCCTGACCCGCCGCCACCGCGAACTACTGCCCCTGGTGACCCTGGTGCGCGAGCAGAAGCAACTTCAGAGCGACCTGGAAGGTGCCCGCGAACTGCTGCACGACCCCGACATGCGCGAGCTGGCGCAGGCCGAGGCCGAAGGGGTGCAGGCGCGGCTGACCGAAATTGAGAGCGAACTCGAACTGCTGCTGCTGCCCACCGACCCCGACGACGCCAAAGACGTGATTCTGGAACTGCGCGCCGGGGCGGGCGGCGCCGAGGCGGGGCTGTTCGTGATGGACCTGCTGCGGCTGTACGAACGCTACGCGGCGGGCCTGAACCTCAAACTCAGTGTCCTCGACGCCGCCGAAAGCGACCTGGGCGGCGCGAGCAAGGTCGTGGCCGAAGTGAGCGGCGACTTCGCCTTTCGTGCCTTCAAGTGGGAGCGCGGCGTTCACCGGGTGCAGCGCGTGCCCGCCACCGAGTCGCAGGGCCGCATCCACACCTCGACGGCGACGGTGGCGGTGCTGCCCGAGGCCGAACCCGGCGAAGTCACCCTCGACCTGTCCGAAGTCCGTATCGACGTGTTTCGCTCGCAGGGCGCGGGCGGGCAGGGCGTCAACACCACCGACTCGGCGGTGCGGGCGGTCTACCGCGCCGGGACCCCCGACGAAATCATGGTGGTGTGTCAGGACGGGCGCTCGCAAATCAAGAACCGCGAGAAGGCGCTGCAAGTGCTGACGGCTCGCCTGGCCGAACGTGAGCGGGCCAACCGCGAAGCCCAGGAACGCCAGGACCGCGCCGCGCAGGTGGGCAGCGGTGACCGTTCCGAAAAGGTGCGCACCTACAACTATCCGCAAAACCGCGTCACCGACCACCGTCTGGAAGGCGACGACAAGAACCATCCCCTCGACTCGGTGATGGGGGGCGCCCTGGCCCCGGTGGTGTCGGCCCTGGCCCGCGCGCAGCGTGAGGCGCAGCTGCTCGCCATGGCGCAAGACGCCCCGGAAGACCAGCAGAACGGCAGCCGCAGAAAGGACCAGCATGGGGCGGCGTGA
- a CDS encoding NUDIX hydrolase, with translation MGRRDLLVAAGILKDRFGRVLLVGNDWQGHGRVRHTLPGGVVEHGETLPEALYREIYEETGLKLTGIKHMAYTVHIEDERRGERAIAVAFEATWEGLLNPADPDGFIVEARFCSVEEALDKLDSPPMREPLADYLNTGEPGRFYAFKGWDGRGGLRIPALRAAAKER, from the coding sequence ATGGGGCGGCGTGACCTGCTGGTGGCGGCGGGCATCCTCAAAGACCGTTTCGGGCGGGTGCTGCTCGTCGGCAACGACTGGCAGGGACACGGACGGGTGCGCCACACCCTGCCCGGCGGCGTGGTCGAACACGGCGAAACGCTGCCCGAGGCGCTCTACCGCGAAATCTACGAGGAAACGGGCCTCAAGCTCACCGGCATCAAGCACATGGCCTACACCGTTCACATCGAGGACGAGCGCCGGGGCGAGCGCGCCATCGCCGTCGCCTTCGAGGCCACCTGGGAAGGGCTGCTCAACCCCGCCGACCCCGACGGCTTTATCGTCGAGGCCCGCTTTTGCAGCGTGGAAGAAGCCCTCGACAAGCTCGACTCGCCGCCCATGCGCGAGCCGCTGGCCGACTACCTGAACACGGGCGAGCCGGGCCGCTTCTACGCCTTCAAGGGCTGGGACGGACGCGGCGGGCTGAGGATTCCGGCGCTGCGGGCAGCGGCAAAAGAGCGGTAG
- a CDS encoding carboxymuconolactone decarboxylase family protein, with amino-acid sequence MSEDPSPTARQAIFGSQEERILERLSALDPDLMAYVRDFAYDTVYERPGLDLRTKELLACVLLVSLGSPDELKTHLRGALRAGASEQEVREALLLCIPYLGFPRTVAAFAQLQALNEKKTPQPQPGSESETGV; translated from the coding sequence ATGTCCGAAGACCCCTCCCCCACTGCCCGGCAGGCCATTTTCGGTTCGCAGGAGGAGCGCATCCTGGAGCGACTCTCTGCGCTAGACCCCGACCTGATGGCGTATGTCCGCGACTTCGCCTACGACACGGTGTACGAGCGGCCCGGCCTGGACCTCAGGACCAAGGAACTGCTCGCCTGCGTGCTGCTGGTGTCGCTGGGTAGCCCCGACGAGCTGAAAACCCACCTGCGCGGCGCGCTGCGGGCCGGGGCCAGCGAGCAGGAGGTGCGCGAGGCCCTGCTGCTGTGCATTCCGTACCTCGGGTTTCCGCGCACGGTGGCGGCGTTTGCTCAGCTTCAGGCGCTCAACGAAAAGAAAACCCCCCAGCCGCAGCCGGGGAGCGAGTCAGAGACCGGGGTTTAG
- a CDS encoding electron transfer flavoprotein subunit beta/FixA family protein, whose protein sequence is MNILTLVRQVPDAEARVKVAGSGVDLEGATLVVDGMDEYGVEEALRLREGGAPVESIIALAVGPQRNEDALRTALAMGVDRAIHVETDEKIDAVSLSKVVAQIAQAENIGLILVGGQEADWDSQALGAATAERLGWPQLTWTNELKVEGDSITGRHDVDEGNESFRAALPAVVTTQQGLNEPRYPTLPNIMKAKKKELRKDTLDQYGVQARVRTVNAEIQTRARLNKMIDGKDPQAAAAELLNLLRNEAKVIA, encoded by the coding sequence ATGAACATTCTGACTCTGGTGCGGCAGGTGCCCGACGCCGAAGCCCGCGTGAAGGTCGCCGGAAGCGGCGTGGACCTCGAAGGCGCGACCCTGGTGGTCGACGGCATGGACGAGTACGGCGTGGAAGAGGCCCTGCGCCTGCGTGAAGGCGGCGCCCCCGTCGAGAGCATCATCGCCCTGGCGGTCGGCCCGCAGCGCAACGAGGACGCCCTGCGCACCGCCCTGGCGATGGGCGTGGACCGCGCCATTCACGTCGAAACCGACGAGAAGATCGACGCCGTGAGCCTGAGCAAGGTCGTGGCGCAGATCGCGCAGGCCGAGAACATCGGGCTGATTCTGGTCGGCGGGCAGGAAGCCGACTGGGACTCGCAGGCCCTCGGGGCCGCCACCGCCGAGCGCCTGGGCTGGCCGCAGCTGACCTGGACCAACGAGCTGAAGGTCGAGGGCGACAGCATCACGGGCCGTCACGACGTGGACGAAGGCAACGAGAGCTTCCGCGCCGCGCTGCCCGCCGTGGTCACCACCCAGCAGGGCCTGAACGAGCCGCGTTACCCCACGCTGCCCAACATCATGAAGGCGAAGAAAAAGGAACTGCGTAAGGACACCCTGGACCAGTACGGCGTGCAGGCCCGCGTGCGTACCGTGAACGCCGAAATCCAGACCCGCGCCCGCCTGAACAAGATGATCGACGGCAAGGACCCCCAGGCCGCCGCCGCCGAACTCCTGAACCTGCTGCGCAACGAAGCGAAGGTGATTGCCTGA
- a CDS encoding electron transfer flavoprotein subunit alpha/FixB family protein, whose protein sequence is MILIVAEHNGAKLAKSTLEMVSAARASGREGPVTLLVLGQGVAEVANEAAGYADQVLVGDAAGLAQYSAEVWAAAAAQIAQEGEANLVIIGGSRSGREYAPRVAVKLDAPYLEDAIALSTSGAAVQAQRYTYLARVTETVEAEGNVIVVTVKPGSFGPAQPTGAAGEQYDVELDLPAARVEVTGKSVEKSSRVALTEADVIVTGGRGVGSAENFAAMVEGLADQIGAGVGATRAVVDAGWRPYAEQVGQTGKTVQPKAYIALGVSGAVQHLSGMGKSKNIIAINKDAEAPIFKVADYGIVGDVSQIVPALIEAAKQR, encoded by the coding sequence ATGATTCTGATTGTTGCCGAACACAACGGCGCCAAGCTCGCCAAGTCCACCCTCGAAATGGTCAGCGCCGCCCGCGCGTCGGGCCGTGAAGGTCCCGTGACCCTGCTGGTGCTGGGGCAGGGCGTGGCCGAGGTCGCCAACGAAGCCGCGGGGTACGCCGACCAGGTGCTGGTGGGCGACGCGGCGGGCCTGGCGCAGTACAGCGCCGAGGTCTGGGCCGCCGCCGCCGCGCAGATTGCCCAGGAAGGCGAAGCCAACCTGGTCATCATCGGCGGCAGCCGCAGCGGGCGCGAGTACGCTCCCCGCGTGGCGGTCAAGCTCGACGCGCCCTACCTCGAAGACGCCATTGCGCTGAGCACGAGCGGCGCAGCCGTGCAGGCGCAGCGCTACACCTACCTCGCCCGCGTGACCGAGACGGTGGAGGCCGAGGGCAACGTGATTGTCGTGACCGTCAAGCCCGGTTCCTTTGGCCCGGCCCAGCCGACCGGCGCGGCAGGCGAGCAGTACGACGTGGAGCTGGACCTGCCCGCCGCGCGCGTGGAAGTCACCGGCAAGAGCGTGGAAAAGTCGAGCCGCGTGGCCCTGACCGAAGCCGACGTGATCGTGACCGGTGGGCGCGGCGTGGGCAGCGCCGAGAACTTCGCCGCCATGGTGGAGGGCCTCGCCGACCAGATCGGCGCGGGCGTGGGCGCGACGCGGGCCGTGGTGGACGCGGGCTGGCGCCCCTACGCCGAGCAGGTGGGCCAGACCGGCAAGACCGTGCAGCCCAAGGCCTACATCGCCCTGGGGGTCAGCGGCGCGGTGCAGCACCTCTCGGGCATGGGCAAGTCCAAGAACATCATCGCCATCAACAAGGACGCCGAAGCGCCCATCTTCAAGGTGGCCGACTACGGCATCGTGGGCGACGTGAGCCAGATCGTGCCCGCGCTGATCGAGGCCGCCAAGCAGCGCTGA
- a CDS encoding DUF4139 domain-containing protein — MKKPFALALALTLGGLMTHAAATDIRIYPSFTEVREQVSSAGKTLTVALPQEAWNGVIGGSLDLEGLAFDSAVQKLEANWLSGLEGKTVYLEREGGKTEPVTLVRAKDLLVKDASGKYFTVSYDKLQFDVLPPANPLSPSQTLTYSLKNAGSGTLSYLTRSVSWQPRYTLKASDAGAQLSALADIRNSTDQPYDVKNTELYAGDVNVQGDMMPPAPMLMRAEAATTQAGYAAPKIQSGGELRGLYKYTLSTAFTLPANSVVTLPFLTPKLTKFERYAGLNTYFGTDKREGTLSRFYRFTADDRLPAGPVTVREDGRIVGQTNIAETRKGGEVEFTLGDDPDVAYTRTVQTVSQVKDAKGNPTRTTYKVTYTFESSKSRAVRAEVTERVGGRRVTIDSAAPVQNQGTAELRVDVPANGKVSKTFTVVVDNG; from the coding sequence ATGAAAAAGCCTTTTGCCCTCGCCCTGGCCCTGACCCTCGGAGGTCTTATGACCCACGCCGCCGCCACCGACATCCGCATCTACCCCAGCTTTACCGAAGTGCGCGAGCAGGTGAGCAGCGCGGGCAAGACGCTGACCGTGGCCCTGCCCCAGGAAGCCTGGAACGGCGTGATCGGCGGCAGCCTCGACCTGGAAGGCCTGGCCTTCGACAGCGCGGTGCAGAAGCTGGAAGCCAACTGGCTGAGCGGTCTGGAAGGCAAAACCGTGTATCTGGAGCGTGAAGGCGGCAAGACCGAACCCGTCACGCTGGTGCGGGCCAAAGATCTGCTGGTGAAGGACGCGAGCGGCAAGTATTTCACCGTGTCCTACGACAAGCTGCAATTCGACGTGCTGCCGCCTGCCAACCCCCTCAGCCCTTCGCAGACGCTCACCTACAGCCTGAAAAACGCGGGCAGCGGCACGCTGAGCTACCTCACCCGCAGCGTGTCCTGGCAGCCGCGCTACACCCTCAAGGCGAGCGACGCCGGAGCGCAACTGTCCGCGCTGGCCGACATCCGCAACAGCACCGACCAGCCTTACGACGTGAAGAACACCGAGCTGTACGCCGGGGACGTGAACGTGCAGGGTGACATGATGCCCCCCGCGCCGATGCTGATGCGCGCCGAGGCGGCCACCACACAGGCGGGCTACGCGGCCCCCAAAATCCAGAGCGGCGGCGAGTTGCGCGGCCTGTACAAGTACACGCTGTCCACCGCGTTTACCCTGCCCGCCAACAGCGTGGTCACGCTGCCTTTCCTGACGCCCAAGCTGACCAAATTCGAGCGCTACGCGGGCCTGAACACCTACTTCGGCACCGACAAGCGCGAGGGCACGCTCAGCCGCTTCTACCGCTTCACCGCCGATGACCGCCTGCCCGCTGGCCCGGTCACCGTGCGCGAGGACGGGCGAATCGTGGGCCAGACGAATATTGCCGAGACGCGCAAGGGAGGCGAAGTGGAATTCACGCTGGGTGACGACCCCGACGTGGCCTACACCCGCACCGTGCAGACCGTGAGCCAGGTCAAGGACGCCAAGGGCAACCCGACCAGGACGACCTACAAAGTCACCTACACCTTCGAGAGCAGCAAGAGCCGCGCCGTCCGCGCCGAAGTGACCGAGCGCGTGGGAGGCCGCCGCGTGACCATCGACAGCGCCGCGCCCGTGCAGAACCAGGGCACCGCCGAACTGCGCGTGGACGTGCCCGCGAACGGCAAGGTCAGCAAGACGTTTACGGTGGTCGTGGACAACGGCTGA
- a CDS encoding methylenetetrahydrofolate reductase, with the protein MTRISLELVPRSRSKLRAELALVAEQFPGVDTVNIPDLTRFSTRSWEGCAFAPAGLRAIPHVRAIDLNPKEPLPMVGAFLAHGIEEVLIVSGDAPSDMNRRVYNVDAEQAIRRFRRELPHVKVYAGLDPYRQSFAAERDYLERKLEAGASGFFTQPFFDMRLVEAYADIVPDGAEVWWGATTVTEEGSLNYWQTRNRAVFPRAFELTMDWDRRFAAQLLAFARAQGQHAYFMPVKTDVGAYLQGIV; encoded by the coding sequence ATGACCCGCATCTCCCTCGAACTCGTTCCCCGCTCGCGCTCCAAATTGCGGGCCGAACTCGCGCTGGTGGCCGAGCAGTTTCCTGGCGTGGATACGGTGAACATTCCTGACCTGACGCGCTTTTCCACGCGTTCCTGGGAGGGCTGCGCTTTTGCCCCGGCGGGGCTGCGGGCCATTCCGCATGTGCGGGCCATTGACCTCAACCCGAAAGAGCCGCTGCCGATGGTGGGGGCTTTCCTGGCGCACGGCATCGAGGAAGTGCTGATCGTGTCGGGCGACGCGCCCAGCGACATGAACCGCCGGGTCTACAACGTGGACGCCGAGCAGGCCATCCGCCGCTTCCGGCGCGAGCTGCCGCATGTCAAGGTCTACGCGGGTCTCGACCCCTACCGCCAGAGCTTCGCCGCCGAGCGCGACTACCTGGAACGCAAGCTGGAAGCGGGGGCGTCGGGCTTTTTCACCCAGCCTTTTTTCGACATGCGGCTGGTCGAAGCCTACGCCGACATCGTGCCGGACGGGGCCGAGGTCTGGTGGGGCGCGACCACCGTCACCGAGGAAGGCAGCCTGAACTACTGGCAGACCCGCAACCGCGCCGTGTTTCCCCGCGCCTTCGAACTGACGATGGACTGGGACAGGCGCTTCGCCGCGCAACTTCTCGCCTTCGCACGGGCGCAGGGCCAGCACGCCTATTTCATGCCGGTCAAGACGGACGTGGGGGCGTATTTGCAGGGCATCGTGTAA